The following proteins are encoded in a genomic region of Zea mays cultivar B73 chromosome 9, Zm-B73-REFERENCE-NAM-5.0, whole genome shotgun sequence:
- the LOC100279811 gene encoding putative leucine-rich repeat receptor-like protein kinase family protein precursor codes for MAARSSAAAVAVLLLAAAGAAAAAGGAEGDGDGQALMAVKAGFRNAANALADWDGGRDHCAWRGVACDAASFAVVGLNLSNLNLGGEISPAIGQLKSLQFVDLKLNKLTGQIPDEIGDCVSLKYLDLSGNLLYGDIPFSISKLKQLEDLILKNNQLTGPIPSTLSQIPNLKTLDLAQNKLTGDIPRLIYWNEVLQYLGLRGNSLTGTLSPDMCQLTGLWYFDIRGNNLTGTIPEGIGNCTSFEILDISYNQISGEIPYNIGYLQVATLSLQGNRLIGKIPEVIGLMQALAVLDLSENELVGPIPPILGNLSYTGKLYLHGNKLTGHIPPELGNMSKLSYLQLNDNELVGTIPAELGKLTELFELNLANNNLEGHIPANISSCSALNKFNVYGNRLNGSIPAGFQKLESLTYLNLSSNSFKGQIPSELGHIVNLDTLDLSYNEFSGPVPPTIGDLEHLLELNLSKNHLTGSVPAEFGNLRSVQVIDMSSNNLSGYLPEELGQLQNLDSLILNNNSLAGEIPAQLANCFSLVSLNLSYNNFSGHVPSSKNFSKFPMESFMGNLMLHVYCQDSSCGHSHGTKVSISRTAVACMILGFVILLCIVLLAIYKTNQPQLPEKASDKPVQGPPKLVVLQMDMAVHTYEDIMRLTENLSEKYIIGYGASSTVYRCDLKSGKAIAVKRLYSQYNHSLREFETELETIGSIRHRNLVSLHGFSLSPHGNLLFYDYMENGSLWDLLHGPSKKVKLDWDTRLRIAVGAAQGLAYLHHDCNPRIVHRDVKSSNILLDGSFEAHLSDFGIAKCVPAAKSHASTYVLGTIGYIDPEYARTSRLNEKSDVYSFGVVLLELLTGRKAVDNESNLHQLILSKADDDTVMEAVDPEVSVTCTDMNLVRKAFQLALLCTKRHPADRPTMHEVARVLLSLLPPAAKPPASKAAAASAAAGDYTRFLATAADLRRGGVADDDTGDNSSSDEQWFVRFGEVISKHTLS; via the exons ATGGCAGCGCGGTCGTCGGCGGCAGCGGTGGCGGTGCTGCTTCTTGCGGCTGCGGGGGCTGCGGCGGCAGCAGGAGGAGCGGAGGGCGATGGGGACGGCCAGGCGCTGATGGCGGTCAAGGCGGGGTTCCGGAACGCGGCAAACGCGCTGGCGGACTGGGACGGCGGCCGCGACCACTGCGCCTGGCGCGGCGTCGCCTGCGACGCCGCCTCCTTCGCCGTCGTCGGCCT GAACCTGTCAAATCTAAACCTCGGAGGGGAGATCTCGCCGGCTATAGGGCAGCTCAAGAGCCTACAGTTCGT GGATCTCAAGCTGAACAAGCTCACAGGCCAAATCCCAGATGAGATTGGGGATTGCGTCTCCTTAAAATATTT GGATTTGTCGGGCAACTTGCTGTATGGAGACATCCCCTTCTCCATCTCTAAGCTCAAGCAACTTGAGGACCT GATTTTGAAGAACAACCAACTCACCGGACCCATCCCCTCCACACTGTCACAGATTCCAAATCTCAAGACCTT GGATCTGGCGCAGAACAAACTTACCGGCGACATCCCCAGGCTCATCTACTGGAATGAAGTACTACAATACCT AGGCTTGAGGGGTAACTCACTGACTGGAACTTTGTCACCTGACATGTGCCAACTGACTGGCCTGTGGTACTT TGACATAAGGGGGAACAATCTCACAGGAACAATTCCAGAGGGCATAGGGAACTGCACTAGCTTTGAGATTCT GGATATTTCATACAACCAAATCTCTGGAGAAATACCATACAACATAGGTTACCTTCAAGTAGCCACACT GTCACTTCAAGGAAATAGACTGATTGGCAAAATTCCTGAAGTGATTGGCCTCATGCAGGCTCTTGCTGTCCT AGACCTTAGTGAGAATGAACTGGTGGGGCCTATTCCTCCTATACTTGGCAACCTGTCCTACACAGGCAAACT CTATTTACATGGCAACAAACTCACTGGACATATACCACCAGAACTGGGGAACATGAGTAAACTTAGCTACCT GCAGCTGAATGACAATGAATTAGTGGGCACAATCCCAGCTGAGCTTGGCAAACTCACAGAGTTATTTGAATT GAATCTTGCCAACAACAATCTTGAGGGCCATATCCCTGCAAACATCAGCTCTTGCAGTGCACTGAACAAATT CAATGTGTATGGCAATAGACTGAATGGCTCTATCCCTGCTGGTTTCCAGAAGCTGGAGAGTTTGACATACCT AAACCTTTCTTCAAACAGTTTCAAAGGCCAGATTCCCTCTGAGCTTGGTCACATAGTCAACTTGGACACACT AGATCTTTCCTACAATGAATTCTCCGGGCCAGTTCCTCCTACTATTGGTGATCTCGAGCATCTTCTTGAATT GAATTTGAGTAAAAACCATCTCACTGGATCTGTGCCTGCTGAATTTGGAAACTTGAGAAGTGTCCAAGTGAT TGACATGTCCAGCAACAACCTGTCTGGCTACCTCCCTGAAGAACTTGGACAGCTGCAAAACCTTGATAGCCT GATTCTTAACAACAACAGTTTGGCTGGGGAGATCCCTGCTCAGCTGGCTAACTGCTTCAGTTTAGTCAGCCT AAACCTGTCATACAACAACTTCTCTGGGCACGTCCCGTCATCGAAAAACTTCTCAAAGTTCCCAATGGAGAG CTTCATGGGTAATCTGATGCTCCATGTGTACTGCCAAGACTCCAGCTGTGGACATTCTCATGGAACCAAAG TTAGCATCTCTCGGACGGCGGTTGCCTGCATGATCTTAGGCTTCGTCATATTGCTCTGCATCGTGCTGCTGGCGATATACAAGACCAACCAGCCACAGCTACCTGAGAAAGCATCCGACAAGCCAGTGCaag GGCCACCAAAGCTGGTGGTTCTTCAGATGGACATGGCCGTGCACACGTACGAGGACATCATGAGGCTGACCGAGAACCTGAGCGAGAAGTACATCATCGGATACGGCGCGTCGAGCACCGTGTACAGGTGTGACCTCAAGAGCGGCAAGGCCATCGCCGTCAAGCGGCTCTACAGCCAGTACAACCACAGCCTCCGGGAGTTCGAGACGGAGCTGGAGACGATCGGCAGCATCCGGCACAGGAACCTCGTCAGCCTCCACGGCTTCTCGCTCTCCCCTCACGGGAACCTGCTGTTCTACGACTACATGGAGAACGGCTCCCTGTgggatcttctccatg GCCCGTCGAAGAAGGTGAAGCTGGACTGGGACACGAGGCTGAGGATCGCAGTGGGCGCCGCGCAGGGGCTGGCGTACCTCCACCACGACTGCAACCCGCGCATCGTGCACCGGGACGTCAAGTCCTCCAACATCCTGCTGGACGGCAGCTTCGAGGCGCACCTGTCCGACTTCGGCATCGCCAAGTGCGTGCCGGCCGCCAAGTCCCACGCCTCCACCTACGTGCTGGGCACCATCGGGTACATCGACCCGGAGTACGCCCGCACGTCCAGGCTCAACGAGAAGTCCGACGTCTACAGCTTCGGCGtcgtcctgctggagctgctcaCGGGGAGGAAGGCCGTGGACAACGAGTCCAACCTGCACCAGCTG ATACTCTCGAAGGCCGACGACGACACGGTGATGGAGGCCGTGGACCCGGAGGTGTCGGTGACGTGCACGGACATGAACCTGGTGCGGAAGGCCTTCCAGCTCGCGCTGCTGTGCACCAAGCGCCACCCCGCGGACCGGCCGACCATGCACGAGGTCGCGAGGGTGCTGCTCTCCCTCCTGCCGCCCGCCGCCAAGCCTCCCGCGTCCAAGGCGGCGGCGGCTTCGGCGGCGGCCGGCGACTACACGCGCTTCCTCGCGACGGCGGCCGACCTGAGGCGCGGCGGCGTGGCCGACGACGACACCGGCGACAACAGCTCCTCCGACGAGCAGTGGTTCGTGCGGTTCGGCGAGGTTATATCCAAGCACACGCTGTCATGA